In the Pieris napi chromosome 19, ilPieNapi1.2, whole genome shotgun sequence genome, one interval contains:
- the LOC125059207 gene encoding serine protease inhibitor Kazal-type 5-like isoform X4, which yields MKSILYISALLFMSHPAWSTTPVRDPCVCTRIYKPVCGSDGKTYGSDCVLSCKNSELHKSHHIKKLYDGECKEPLHPCICPTIYQPVCGSDGKTYNNACELKCKNDELKRKNQPCVEEVSKGKCKSPCICPLNLAPVCGDDGNTYSNKCVLDCKNKEEKCNIKVAYTGECSDLCPCPANLAPVCGDDGETYSNKCLLECRNKKLKREGKKLITIASKGECPDICLCTADYNPVCGSDGNTYSNKCVLGCKNKEQKRKGGKHITVAYKGECSDVCACPLNIDPICGTDGKTYSNQCDLDCKNKKDKSNIKVAYKGECSDVCACPKNYDPICGTDGKTYSNQCDLDCKNKKEKCYIKVAYKGECSDVCACPLNYDPICGTDGKTYSNQCDLDCENNKRKKNNQSIIHLAYKGECEDGCFCIEVYQPVCGSDGKTYGNSCKLGCKNKELERNNQTTIRQVYEGECDEGCFCIEVYQPVCGSDGKTYGNSCKLGCKNKELERNNQTTIRQVYEGECDEGCFCIEVYQPVCGSDGKTYGNSCKLGCKNKELERNNQTTIRQVYEGECDEGCFCIEVYQPVCGSDGKTYGNSCKLGCKNKELERNNQTTIRQVYEGECDEGCFCIEVYQPVCGSDGKTYGNSCKLGCKNKELERNNQTTIRQVYEGECDEGCFCIAVYQPVCGSDGKTYGNSCKLGCKNKELERNNQTTIRQVYEGECDEGCFCIEVYQPVCGSDGKTYGNSCKLGCKNKELERNNQTTIRQVYEGECDEGCFCIEVYQPVCGSDGKTYGNSCKLGCKNKELERNNQTTIRQVYEGECDEGCFCIAVYQPVCGSDGKTYGNSCKLGCKNKELERNNQTTIRQVYEGECDEGCFCIEVYQPVCGSDGKTYGNSCKLGCRNKELEKNHQPTICQIHEGACDDGCDCNAAVQPVCGSDGQTYINEFELSCVSRNLVENGLSPLTVFNRDLCQYPCRCYNSIIPVCGTDNKSYQNLCVLQCASRNNQELKIGLQYRGACQSCSCPKIYEPVCGSDGNTYDNECKLNCESKRVEKLGQHLYVAYRGECECFCPDIDDPVCASDGNTYGNKCALDCENKVRSRHNEKPLTISYQGQCHAYNYFNCDACPHLFRPVCGDNGISYWNICFLYCDAVNNVKNKRSPVKFCDLGPC from the exons ATGAAGTCGATACTTT ATATTTCAGCCTTACTTTTTATGTCTCATCCAGCATGGAGTACAACCCCTGTTCGTGATCCATGCGTCTGTACTAGAATTTATAAGCCAGTCTGTGGTAGTGACGGCAAGACATACGGCAGCGATTGCGTACTCTCCTGTAAAAATTCAGAACTGCATAAATCAcaccatattaaaaaattatatgatggTGAGTGTAAAGAACCATTGCATCCATGCATTTGTCCCACTATCTATCAACCTGTGTGTGGTAGCGATGGTAAAACTTATAACAATGCTTGCGAACTGAAATGTAAAAACGACGAACTGAAAAGAAAAAATCAACCTTGTGTAGAAGAAGTCAGCAAGGGTAAGTGCAAGTCACCTTGTATATGTCCTTTAAATTTGGCACCTGTATGTGGAGATGATGGAAACActtatagtaataaatgtgtactagattgtaaaaacaaagaagaaaaatgtaacataaaaGTAGCTTATACAGGAGAATGTTCTGATTTGTGTCCGTGTCCCGCAAATTTGGCACCAGTTTGTGGAGATGATGGAGAAACCTACAGCAATAAATGTTTACTAGAATGTCGAAACAAGAAGTTGAAACGAGAAggtaaaaaactaattactaTCGCTAGCAAAGGCGAATGCCCTGATATTTGTTTATGCACTGCTGATTATAATCCCGTTTGCGGAAGTGACGGAAACAcatatagtaataaatgtgtCTTGGggtgtaaaaataaagaacaaaaaagaaaaggaGGAAAGCATATAACAGTCGCATATAAAG GAGAATGTTCTGATGTATGTGCATGTCCTCTAAATATTGACCCCATATGTGGAACTGATGGAAAAACCTATTCTAATCAATGTGATCttgattgtaaaaataaaaaagataaatctAACATAAAAGTAGCATATAAAGGAGAATGTTCTGATGTATGTGCTTGTCCAAAAAACTATGATCCTATATGTGGAACTGATGGAAAAACTTACTCTAATCAATGTGATCttgattgtaaaaataaaaaagaaaaatgttacataaaagtAGCATATAAAGGAGAATGTTCCGATGTATGTGCATGTCCATTGAACTATGACCCTATATGTGGAACTGATGGAAAAACCTATTCTAATCAATGTGATCTTGATTGTGAAAATAATAAGCGAAAGAAAAATAACCAATCTATTATCCATCTAGCTTATAAAGGGGAGTGTGAGGACGGTTGTTTCTGTATAGAAGTTTATCAACCAGTGTGTGGCAGCGACGGCAAAACTTATGGAAATAGCTGTAAGCTGGggtgtaaaaataaagaactAGAAAGAAACAATCAAACTACTATACGCCAAGTTTATGAAGGAGAGTGTGACGAAGGTTGTTTCTGTATAGAAGTTTATCAACCAGTGTGTGGCAGCGACGGCAAAACTTATGGAAATAGCTGTAAGTTGGggtgtaaaaataaagaactAGAAAGAAACAATCAAACTACTATACGCCAAGTTTATGAAGGAGAGTGTGACGAAGGTTGTTTCTGTATAGAAGTTTATCAACCAGTGTGTGGCAGCGACGGCAAAACTTATGGAAATAGCTGTAAGCTGGggtgtaaaaataaagaactAGAAAGAAACAATCAAACTACGATACGCCAAGTTTATGAAGGAGAGTGCGACGAAGGTTGTTTCTGTATAGAAGTTTATCAACCAGTGTGTGGCAGCGACGGCAAAACTTATGGAAATAGCTGTAAGTTGGggtgtaaaaataaagaactAGAAAGAAACAATCAAACTACTATACGCCAAGTTTATGAAGGAGAGTGTGACGAAGGTTGTTTCTGTATAGAAGTTTATCAACCAGTGTGTGGCAGCGACGGCAAAACTTATGGAAATAGCTGTAAGCTGGggtgtaaaaataaagaactAGAAAGAAACAATCAAACTACGATACGCCAAGTTTATGAAGGAGAGTGCGACGAAGGTTGCTTCTGTATAGCAGTTTATCAACCGGTGTGTGGCAGCGACGGCAAAACTTATGGAAATAGCTGTAAGCTGGggtgtaaaaataaagaactAGAAAGAAACAATCAAACTACGATACGCCAAGTTTATGAAGGAGAGTGCGACGAAGGTTGTTTCTGTATAGAAGTTTATCAACCAGTGTGTGGCAGCGACGGCAAAACTTATGGAAATAGCTGTAAGTTGGggtgtaaaaataaagaactAGAAAGAAACAATCAAACTACTATACGCCAAGTTTATGAAGGAGAGTGTGACGAAGGTTGTTTCTGTATAGAAGTTTATCAACCAGTGTGTGGCAGCGACGGCAAAACTTATGGAAATAGCTGTAAGCTGGggtgtaaaaataaagaactAGAAAGAAACAATCAAACTACGATACGCCAAGTTTATGAAGGAGAGTGCGACGAAGGTTGCTTCTGTATAGCAGTTTATCAACCGGTGTGTGGCAGCGACGGCAAAACTTATGGAAATAGCTGTAAGCTGGggtgtaaaaataaagaactAGAAAGAAACAATCAAACTACGATACGCCAAGTTTATGAAGGAGAGTGCGACGAAGGTTGTTTCTGTATAGAAGTTTATCAACCAGTGTGTGGCAGCGACGGCAAAACTTATGGAAATAGCTGTAAGCTAGGATGCAGAAACAAAGAACTGGAAAAAAATCATCAGCCAACTATCTGCCAAATTCATGAGGGAGCATGTGATGACGGATGCGATTGCAATGCTGCAGTTCAGCCGGTTTGTGGTAGCGATGGACAAACTTACATAAATGAATTTGAATTGTCTTGTGTAAGTAGAAATTTGGTtgaaaacggtttatctcctTTAACTGTTTTTAATCGAGACCTTTGCCAATACCCGTGTAGATGTTACAATAGTATCATTCCTGTTTGTGGAACCGATAACAAATCGTACCAGAATCTTTGCGTTCTACAATGCGCCAGTCGCAACAACCAAGAACTAAAAATCGGTTTGCAGTACAGAGGAGCATGTCAGAGTTGTTCCTGCCCAAAAATATATGAACCAGTTTGTGGAAGTGACGGCAACACATATGATAACGAATGCAAACTAAACTGTGAAAGTAAGAGAGTTGAAAAATTGGGTCAACACTTATATGTCGCTTATAGAGGCGAATGTGAATGCTTTTGTCCTGATATCGACGATCCAGTTTGTGCAAGCGATGGAAACACATATGGTAACAAATGCGCCCTTGACTGCGAAAACAAAGTACGTAGTCGTCATAACGAAAAGCCTCTAACTATATCGTATCAAGGACAATGTCAtgcatacaattatttcaactGCGATGCCTGTCCCCACCTGTTTCGCCCCGTATGCGGTGACAATGGCATCTCCTATTGGAACATTTGTTTCTTGTACTGCGACGccgttaataatgtaaaaaataaaagatcacCAGTTAAGTTTTGTGATCTTGGCCCTTGTTAA
- the LOC125059207 gene encoding balbiani ring protein 3-like isoform X2: MKSILYISALLFMSHPAWSTTPVRDPCVCTRIYKPVCGSDGKTYGSDCVLSCKNSELHKSHHIKKLYDGECKEPLHPCICPTIYQPVCGSDGKTYNNACELKCKNDELKRKNQPCVEEVSKGKCKSPCICPLNLAPVCGDDGNTYSNKCVLDCKNKEEKCNIKVAYTGECSDLCPCPANLAPVCGDDGETYSNKCLLECRNKKLKREGKKLITIASKGECPDICLCTADYNPVCGSDGNTYSNKCVLGCKNKEQKRKGGKHITVAYKGECSDVCACPLNIDPICGTDGKTYSNQCDLDCKNKKGNQNITVAYEGECSDLCACPFNYDPICGTDGKTYSNQCDLDCENNKRKKNNQPIVKVFSSGPCTEKCMCTAISDPVCGDDGNTYTNKCVLDCKNKEEKCNIKVAYNGECSDLCPCPTILLPVCGDDGETYSNKCLLECRNKKLKREGKKLISIASKGECPDICACTADYNPVCGSDGNTYSNKCVLGCKNKEQQKQGGKHITIAYKGECPDECTCTADYNPVCGSDGKTYSNQCDLDCNNKKGNQNITVAYKGECTDICPCPTILAPVCGDDGETYSNECLLECRNKKLKREGKKLITIASEGECPDICLCTADYNPVCGSDGNTYSNKCVLGCKNKEQQKQGGKHITIAYKGECPDECTCTADYNPVCGSDGNTYSNKCVLGCKNKEQQKQGGKHITVAYKGECSDVCACPLNIDPICGTDGKTYSNQCVLDCENKKGNLNITVAYEGECSDVCACPLNIDPICGTDGKTYSNQCDLDCKNKKVNLNITVAYEGECSDLCPCPTNLAPVCGDDGETYSNKCLLECRNKKLKREGKKLISIASKGECPDECTCTADYNPVCGSDGNTYSNKCVLGCKNKEQQKQGGKHITVAYKGECSDVCACPLNIDPICGTDGKTYSNQCVLDCENKKGNLNITVAYEGECSDVCACPLNIDPICGTDGKTYSNQCDLDCKNKKVNLNITVAYEGECSDLCPCPTNMAPVCGDDGETYSNECLLECRNKKLKREGKKLITIAGEGECPDICLCTADYNPVCGSDGNTYSNKCVLGCKNKEQQKQGGKHITIAYKGECPDECTCTADYNPVCGSDGKTYSNQCDLDCNNKKGNQNITVAYKGECTDICPCPTILAPVCGDDGETYSNECLLECRNKKLKREGKKLITIASEGECPDICLCTADYNPVCGSDGNTYSNKCVLGCKNKEQQKQGGKHITIAYKGECPDECTCTADYNPVCGSDGNTYSNKCVLGCKNKEQQKQGGKHITVAYKGECSDVCACPLNIDPICGTDGKTYSNQCVLDCENKKGNLNITVAYEGECSDVCACPLNIDPICGTDGKTYSNQCDLDCKNKKVNLNITVAYEGECSDLCPCPTNLAPVCGDDGETYSNKCLLECRNKKLKREGKKLISIASKGECPDICACTADYNPVCGSDGNTYSNKCVLGCKNKEQKRKGGKHITVAYKGECSDVCACPLNIDPICGTDGKTYSNQCDLDCKNKKGNQNITVAYEGECSDLCACPFNYDPICGTDGKTYSNQCDLDCENNKRKKNNQPIVKVFSSGPCTEKCMCTAISDPVCGDDGNTYTNKCVLDCKNKEEKCNIKVAYNGECSDLCPCPTILLPVCGDDGETYSNKCLLECRNKKLKREGKKLISIASKGECPDICACTADYNPVCGSDGNTYSNKCVLGCKNKEQQKQGGKHITIAYKGECPDECTCTADYNPVCGSDGKTYSNQCDLDCNNKKGNQNITVAYKGECTDICPCPTILAPVCGDDGETYSNECLLECRNKKLKREGKKLITIASEGECPDIVYALLIIIPFAEVTETHIVINVYWDVKIKNNKNKEENI; the protein is encoded by the exons ATGAAGTCGATACTTT ATATTTCAGCCTTACTTTTTATGTCTCATCCAGCATGGAGTACAACCCCTGTTCGTGATCCATGCGTCTGTACTAGAATTTATAAGCCAGTCTGTGGTAGTGACGGCAAGACATACGGCAGCGATTGCGTACTCTCCTGTAAAAATTCAGAACTGCATAAATCAcaccatattaaaaaattatatgatggTGAGTGTAAAGAACCATTGCATCCATGCATTTGTCCCACTATCTATCAACCTGTGTGTGGTAGCGATGGTAAAACTTATAACAATGCTTGCGAACTGAAATGTAAAAACGACGAACTGAAAAGAAAAAATCAACCTTGTGTAGAAGAAGTCAGCAAGGGTAAGTGCAAGTCACCTTGTATATGTCCTTTAAATTTGGCACCTGTATGTGGAGATGATGGAAACActtatagtaataaatgtgtactagattgtaaaaacaaagaagaaaaatgtaacataaaaGTAGCTTATACAGGAGAATGTTCTGATTTGTGTCCGTGTCCCGCAAATTTGGCACCAGTTTGTGGAGATGATGGAGAAACCTACAGCAATAAATGTTTACTAGAATGTCGAAACAAGAAGTTGAAACGAGAAggtaaaaaactaattactaTCGCTAGCAAAGGCGAATGCCCTGATATTTGTTTATGCACTGCTGATTATAATCCCGTTTGCGGAAGTGACGGAAACAcatatagtaataaatgtgtCTTGGggtgtaaaaataaagaacaaaaaagaaaaggaGGAAAGCATATAACAGTCGCATATAAAGGAGAATGTTCTGATGTATGTGCATGTCCATTAAATATTGACCCCATATGTGGCACTGATGGAAAAACCTATTCTAATCAATGTGATCttgattgtaaaaataaaaaaggaaaccAAAATATAACAGTCGCTTATGAAGGAGAATGTTCTGATTTATGTGCATGTCCATTCAACTATGACCCTATATGTGGAACTGATGGCAAAACTTATTCTAATCAATGTGATCTTGATTGTGAAAATAATAAGCGAAAGAAAAATAACCAGCCAATTGTGAAAGTCTTCAGTTCAGGTCCGTGCACTGAGAAATGCATGTGCACTGCAATTTCAGACCCAGTGTGTGGAGATGATGGGAACACGTACACCAATAAATGTGTTCtagattgtaaaaataaagaagaaaagtGTAACATAAAAGTTGCTTATAACGGAGAATGTTCTGATTTATGTCCATGTCCCACAATTTTGCTACCAGTTTGTGGAGATGATGGAGAAACCTACAGCAATAAATGTTTACTGGAATGTCGAAACAAAAAGTTGAAACGAGAAGGTAAAAAACTAATTAGTATTGCTAGCAAAGGCGAATGCCCTGATATATGTGCATGCACTGCTGACTACAATCCCGTTTGCGGAAGTGACGGAAACAcatatagtaataaatgtgtattgggatgtaaaaataaagaacaacAAAAACAAGGAGGAAAACATATAACTATAGCATATAAAGGCGAATGCCCTGATGAGTGCACATGCACTGCCGACTATAATCCCGTATGCGGAAGTGACGGAAAAACCTACTCTAATCAATGTGATCttgattgtaataataaaaaaggaaaccAAAATATAACAGTCGCCTATAAAGGAGAATGTACTGATATATGCCCATGTCCCACTATTTTGGCACCAGTTTGTGGAGATGATGGAGAAACctatagcaatgaatgtttacTAGAATGTCGAAACAAAAAGTTGAAACGAGAAggtaaaaaactaattactaTCGCTAGCGAAGGCGAATGCCCTGATATTTGTTTATGCACTGCTGATTATAATCCCGTTTGCGGAAGTGACGGAAACAcatatagtaataaatgtgtattgggatgtaaaaataaagaacaacAAAAACAAGGAGGAAAACATATAACTATAGCATATAAAGGCGAATGCCCTGATGAGTGCACATGCACTGCTGACTATAATCCTGTTTGCGGAAGTGACGGAAACAcatatagtaataaatgtgttttgGGGTGCAAAAATAAAGAACAACAAAAACAAGGAGGAAAACATATAACTGTAGCATATAAAGGAGAATGTTCTGATGTATGTGCATGTCCTCTAAATATTGACCCCATATGTGGAACTGATGGTAAAACTTATTCTAATCAATGTGTTCTTGattgtgaaaataaaaaaggaaaccTAAATATAACAGTCGCTTATGAAGGAGAATGTTCTGATGTATGTGCATGTCCTCTTAATATTGACCCTATATGTGGAACTGATGGTAAAACTTATTCTAATCAATGTGATCttgattgtaaaaataaaaaagtaaacctAAATATAACAGTCGCTTATGAAGGAGAATGTTCAGATTTATGTCCATGTCCCACTAATTTGGCACCAGTTTGTGGAGATGATGGAGAAACCTATAGCAATAAATGTTTACTGGAATGTCGAAACAAAAAGTTGAAACGAGAAGGTAAAAAACTAATTAGTATTGCTAGCAAAG GCGAATGCCCTGATGAGTGCACATGCACTGCTGACTATAATCCTGTTTGCGGAAGTGACGGAAACAcatatagtaataaatgtgttttgGGGTGCAAAAATAAAGAACAACAAAAACAAGGAGGAAAACATATAACTGTAGCATATAAAGGAGAATGTTCTGATGTATGTGCATGTCCTCTAAATATTGACCCCATATGTGGAACTGATGGTAAAACTTATTCTAATCAATGTGTTCTTGattgtgaaaataaaaaaggaaaccTAAATATAACAGTCGCTTATGAAGGAGAATGTTCTGATGTATGTGCATGTCCTCTTAATATTGACCCTATATGTGGAACTGATGGTAAAACTTATTCTAATCAATGTGATCttgattgtaaaaataaaaaagttaaccTAAATATAACAGTCGCTTATGAAGGAGAATGTTCAGATTTATGTCCATGTCCCACTAATATGGCACCCGTTTGTGGAGATGATGGAGAAACctatagcaatgaatgtttacTAGAATGTCGAAACAAAAAGTTGAAACGAGAAggtaaaaaactaattactaTCGCTGGCGAAGGCGAATGCCCTGATATTTGTTTATGCACTGCTGATTATAATCCCGTTTGCGGAAGTGACGGAAACAcatatagtaataaatgtgtattgggatgtaaaaataaagaacaacAAAAACAAGGAGGAAAACATATAACTATAGCATATAAAGGCGAATGCCCTGATGAGTGCACATGCACTGCCGACTATAATCCCGTATGCGGAAGTGACGGAAAAACCTACTCTAATCAATGTGATCttgattgtaataataaaaaaggaaaccAAAATATAACAGTCGCCTATAAAGGAGAATGTACTGATATATGCCCATGTCCCACTATTTTGGCACCAGTTTGTGGAGATGATGGAGAAACctatagcaatgaatgtttacTAGAATGTCGAAACAAAAAGTTGAAACGAGAAggtaaaaaactaattactaTCGCTAGCGAAGGCGAATGCCCTGATATTTGTTTATGCACTGCTGATTATAATCCCGTTTGCGGAAGTGACGGAAACAcatatagtaataaatgtgtattgggatgtaaaaataaagaacaacAAAAACAAGGAGGAAAACATATAACTATAGCATATAAAGGCGAATGCCCTGATGAGTGCACATGCACTGCTGACTATAATCCTGTTTGCGGAAGTGACGGAAACAcatatagtaataaatgtgttttgGGGTGCAAAAATAAAGAACAACAAAAACAAGGAGGAAAACATATAACTGTAGCATATAAAGGAGAATGTTCTGATGTATGTGCATGTCCTCTAAATATTGACCCCATATGTGGAACTGATGGTAAAACTTATTCTAATCAATGTGTTCTTGattgtgaaaataaaaaaggaaaccTAAATATAACAGTCGCTTATGAAGGAGAATGTTCTGATGTATGTGCATGTCCTCTTAATATTGACCCTATATGTGGAACTGATGGTAAAACTTATTCTAATCAATGTGATCttgattgtaaaaataaaaaagtaaacctAAATATAACAGTCGCTTATGAAGGAGAATGTTCAGATTTATGTCCATGTCCCACTAATTTGGCACCAGTTTGTGGAGATGATGGAGAAACCTATAGCAATAAATGTTTACTGGAATGTCGAAACAAAAAGTTGAAACGAGAAGGTAAAAAACTAATTAGTATTGCTAGCAAAGGCGAATGCCCTGATATATGTGCATGCACTGCTGACTACAATCCAGTTTGCGGAAGTGACGGAAACAcatatagtaataaatgtgtCTTGGggtgtaaaaataaagaacaaaaaagaaaaggaGGAAAGCATATAACAGTCGCATATAAAGGAGAATGTTCTGATGTATGTGCATGTCCTCTAAATATTGACCCCATATGTGGCACTGATGGAAAAACCTATTCTAATCAATGTGATCttgattgtaaaaataaaaaaggaaaccAAAATATAACAGTCGCTTATGAAGGAGAATGTTCTGATTTATGTGCATGTCCATTCAACTATGACCCTATATGTGGAACTGATGGCAAAACTTATTCTAATCAATGTGATCTTGATTGTGAAAATAATAAGCGAAAGAAAAATAACCAGCCAATTGTGAAAGTCTTCAGTTCAGGTCCGTGCACTGAGAAATGCATGTGCACTGCAATTTCAGACCCAGTGTGTGGAGATGATGGGAACACGTACACCAATAAATGTGTTCtagattgtaaaaataaagaagaaaagtGTAACATAAAAGTTGCTTATAACGGAGAATGTTCTGATTTATGTCCATGTCCCACAATTTTGCTACCAGTTTGTGGAGATGATGGAGAAACCTACAGCAATAAATGTTTACTGGAATGTCGAAACAAAAAGTTGAAACGAGAAGGTAAAAAACTAATTAGTATTGCTAGCAAAGGCGAATGCCCTGATATATGTGCATGCACTGCTGACTACAATCCCGTTTGCGGAAGTGACGGAAACAcatatagtaataaatgtgtattgggatgtaaaaataaagaacaacAAAAACAAGGAGGAAAACATATAACTATAGCATATAAAGGCGAATGCCCTGATGAGTGCACATGCACTGCCGACTATAATCCCGTATGCGGAAGTGACGGAAAAACCTACTCTAATCAATGTGATCttgattgtaataataaaaaaggaaaccAAAATATAACAGTCGCCTATAAAGGAGAATGTACTGATATATGCCCATGTCCCACTATTTTGGCACCAGTTTGTGGAGATGATGGAGAAACctatagcaatgaatgtttacTAGAATGTCGAAACAAAAAGTTGAAACGAGAAggtaaaaaactaattactaTCGCTAGCGAAGGCGAATGCCCTGATATTGTTTATGCACTGCTGATTATAATCCCGTTTGCGGAAGTGACGGAAACAcatatagtaataaatgtgtattgggatgtaaaaataaagaacaacAAAAACAAGGAGGAAAACATATAA